A genomic segment from Paraburkholderia hayleyella encodes:
- a CDS encoding DEAD/DEAH box helicase: MSFDSLGLSEPLVRAVHELGYTVPTPIQMQAIPAVLNGGDLLAGAQTGTGKTAGFTLPILQRLTTLPAPAHATGKRPVRALILTPTRELAAQVEESVRLYGKYLKLKSTVMFGGVGINPQIDALRRGVDIVVATPGRLLDHMQQKTIDLSQLEILVLDEADRMLDMGFIHDIKRVLAKLPPKRQNLLFSATFSDEIKTLADNLLDSPALIEVARRNTTAETIAQKIHPVDRDRKRELLTHLIRQHKWFQVLVFTRTKHGANRLAEQLEKDGISALAIHGNKSQSARTRALAEFKDGTLQVLVATDIAARGIDIDQLPHVVNYDLPNVPEDYVHRIGRTGRAGATGEAVSLVCVDELQLLKDIERLIKRPVPQEVIAGFEPDPDAKPEPILRRSQGGGGGSGRPRQGSGGAAAPRSGQRSGQRSGGQKPQAAQTSPAAAPQTSKPVNAPAQVRRDNPRHETTRHHGKPGPATHDRGTGSGAPRATPTKGPGALLGGGGRTPGRGGGNRGR; encoded by the coding sequence ATGTCTTTTGATTCTCTCGGCTTGTCCGAACCCCTTGTCCGCGCTGTCCACGAACTCGGCTATACCGTTCCCACGCCCATCCAGATGCAGGCTATTCCGGCTGTGCTCAACGGCGGCGACCTGCTGGCAGGTGCGCAAACCGGCACCGGCAAAACCGCGGGCTTCACGCTGCCGATCCTGCAACGTCTAACCACTCTGCCCGCTCCTGCCCATGCCACGGGCAAGCGTCCCGTGCGGGCACTGATTCTCACACCGACGCGCGAGCTTGCCGCACAGGTCGAAGAAAGTGTGCGCCTGTACGGCAAGTATCTGAAACTCAAATCCACCGTGATGTTCGGTGGTGTCGGTATCAACCCGCAAATCGACGCGCTGCGCCGGGGCGTCGATATCGTCGTGGCAACACCCGGACGACTGCTCGATCACATGCAGCAAAAAACGATTGATCTGTCGCAACTCGAAATTCTGGTGCTCGACGAAGCCGACCGCATGCTCGACATGGGTTTCATTCACGACATCAAACGCGTACTAGCCAAACTGCCGCCCAAACGCCAGAACCTGCTGTTTTCCGCGACGTTCTCCGACGAAATCAAAACGCTGGCGGATAACCTGCTCGATTCGCCCGCACTGATCGAAGTCGCGCGCCGCAATACCACCGCCGAAACCATCGCGCAAAAAATCCATCCCGTTGACCGCGATCGCAAACGCGAGCTCCTGACGCATCTGATCCGGCAGCACAAATGGTTTCAGGTGCTCGTGTTCACACGAACCAAGCACGGCGCGAACCGTCTGGCCGAACAACTGGAGAAAGATGGCATCAGCGCCCTGGCGATTCACGGCAACAAGAGCCAGTCGGCACGCACCCGCGCGCTCGCCGAGTTCAAGGACGGCACGCTGCAGGTGCTGGTAGCAACGGACATCGCTGCACGCGGTATCGACATCGACCAGTTGCCGCACGTCGTCAACTATGACCTGCCTAATGTGCCGGAAGACTATGTGCACCGGATCGGGCGCACCGGCCGTGCAGGCGCGACGGGCGAAGCCGTCTCGCTGGTGTGTGTCGATGAGTTGCAATTACTCAAGGATATCGAGCGGCTTATCAAGCGCCCGGTGCCACAAGAGGTCATCGCGGGTTTCGAACCCGATCCAGATGCCAAGCCCGAACCGATTTTGCGACGCAGCCAAGGCGGCGGTGGTGGCAGTGGGCGGCCGCGCCAAGGCTCGGGGGGCGCGGCGGCGCCACGTTCGGGACAGCGTTCAGGGCAACGCTCGGGCGGCCAAAAACCGCAGGCGGCTCAAACCAGTCCGGCGGCGGCCCCCCAAACGTCCAAGCCAGTTAATGCGCCCGCACAGGTCCGCAGGGACAACCCGCGGCACGAAACGACACGCCATCACGGCAAACCCGGCCCGGCGACGCATGATCGTGGCACAGGCAGCGGTGCGCCGCGCGCAACGCCCACTAAAGGCCCGGGGGCATTGCTGGGTGGCGGTGGCCGGACACCCGGACGCGGCGGTGGCAATCGCGGACGTTAA
- the trhA gene encoding PAQR family membrane homeostasis protein TrhA: MPAGERFNCLTHLAGALLALAGLVALVTLAAQQGDPYKIVSFAIYGSMLVVLYAVSTLYHGTRHPRFKAVLQKCDHSAIYLLIAGSYTPFTLVTLRGPWGWSLFGVSWGLAVFGIAQELTLGRRTRRVSMMLYVLMGWLALVAVVPIVETLPAAATAWLVAGGLSYTVGIWFFINDERIRHGHGIWHLFVLAGSVCQFISVVRYVA, from the coding sequence TTGCCAGCCGGTGAACGGTTCAACTGCCTGACGCACCTGGCCGGTGCGCTGCTTGCGTTAGCCGGCCTCGTTGCACTCGTCACGCTGGCGGCCCAGCAAGGCGACCCGTACAAGATCGTGAGCTTTGCGATTTACGGCAGCATGCTGGTCGTGCTGTATGCTGTCTCAACGCTTTACCACGGCACGCGTCACCCCCGCTTCAAGGCTGTTTTGCAGAAATGCGATCATTCGGCGATCTATCTGCTGATCGCTGGCAGCTATACCCCATTCACCCTGGTTACCTTGCGCGGGCCGTGGGGCTGGTCGCTGTTTGGCGTGAGCTGGGGGCTGGCTGTGTTCGGCATCGCTCAGGAACTAACGTTAGGGCGGCGCACCCGGCGCGTCTCGATGATGTTGTATGTGCTGATGGGATGGCTAGCGCTGGTCGCCGTGGTTCCTATCGTCGAGACGCTACCTGCGGCTGCCACGGCATGGCTCGTCGCAGGCGGGCTGAGCTATACCGTGGGCATCTGGTTTTTCATCAACGATGAACGCATCCGCCACGGGCATGGCATCTGGCACCTGTTTGTCCTGGCAGGCAGCGTTTGCCAGTTCATCAGCGTGGTGCGCTATGTTGCCTAA
- a CDS encoding cytochrome c — translation MKRKTLFALSAVVIVVAAAFVPIRWTGGDNLHNGTAVAATPADQAALVKQGEYLARAGDCIACHTVRGGKEFAGGLPMATPFGTMFTPNITPDDQYGIGKWTSDDFYRAMHTGRSKDGSLLYPGFPFTSYTKVTRADSDAIYAYIRSVPPVNVPSHPHELKFPFNNRNLLIGWRTLFFREGEYKADPAQSVEWNRGAYLVEGLAHCGMCHTSINALGGPINSSAFAGGLIPLQNWYAPSLTSNAESGLGDWDIKDIASLLKTGVSQRGAVFGPMADVVHNSLQYMNDADIRAMAVYLKTIPQKSDAPEHLQLETSPQFGNELLKQGKKIYADQCAKCHEANGLGQPPHYPPLANNQSIQMPSAVNPIRMVLNGGYPPSTAGNPKPYGMPPFAQSLSNQEVAAVVSYIRMTWGNHGTAISPQQVNDLRSAPLD, via the coding sequence ATGAAACGCAAGACCCTGTTCGCCCTTTCGGCTGTCGTCATCGTTGTTGCCGCTGCGTTCGTTCCCATCCGGTGGACGGGCGGCGATAACCTGCATAACGGCACCGCCGTCGCTGCCACGCCTGCCGACCAGGCTGCCCTCGTCAAGCAGGGCGAGTATCTCGCCCGGGCTGGCGACTGTATCGCCTGCCACACCGTGCGCGGCGGCAAGGAGTTCGCTGGCGGCCTGCCGATGGCCACGCCGTTCGGCACGATGTTTACGCCGAACATCACGCCTGACGATCAATACGGCATTGGCAAATGGACCTCGGACGATTTCTATCGCGCGATGCACACGGGCCGCTCGAAAGACGGCAGCCTGCTGTATCCGGGCTTCCCGTTCACGAGCTACACCAAAGTCACGCGCGCGGATTCCGATGCGATCTACGCCTATATCCGCTCGGTGCCACCGGTCAACGTGCCAAGCCATCCGCACGAGCTGAAGTTCCCGTTCAACAACCGCAACCTGCTGATCGGCTGGCGCACGCTGTTTTTCCGTGAAGGCGAGTACAAGGCTGATCCAGCCCAGTCCGTCGAATGGAACCGCGGCGCCTATCTGGTTGAAGGCCTCGCCCATTGCGGCATGTGCCACACCTCGATCAACGCGCTGGGTGGCCCGATCAATTCATCGGCGTTCGCGGGCGGCCTGATTCCGCTGCAAAACTGGTATGCGCCTTCACTCACGTCGAACGCCGAATCCGGCCTCGGCGACTGGGATATCAAGGACATCGCCAGCCTGCTGAAAACCGGTGTATCGCAACGTGGCGCGGTGTTTGGTCCGATGGCTGACGTCGTGCACAACAGCCTGCAATACATGAACGACGCAGATATTCGCGCGATGGCCGTGTATCTGAAGACCATCCCGCAGAAAAGCGACGCGCCGGAGCATCTGCAACTCGAAACCTCGCCACAGTTTGGCAACGAGCTGCTCAAGCAAGGCAAGAAGATCTACGCCGACCAATGCGCGAAGTGTCACGAAGCCAATGGTTTAGGGCAGCCACCGCATTACCCGCCGCTGGCCAACAACCAGTCCATCCAGATGCCATCGGCCGTCAATCCGATTCGCATGGTGCTCAATGGCGGTTATCCGCCGAGCACGGCAGGCAACCCGAAACCCTATGGCATGCCGCCATTCGCGCAATCGCTGTCTAACCAGGAAGTCGCTGCCGTGGTGTCCTACATCCGCATGACATGGGGCAACCATGGCACGGCGATATCGCCGCAGCAGGTGAACGACCTGCGTTCGGCTCCACTCGATTAA